The Triticum urartu cultivar G1812 chromosome 6, Tu2.1, whole genome shotgun sequence genome includes the window TGAAGTCCCAAGGTCTGGCTGCAAGAAGAATAAGAAGATTGCTGATTATCTGATTATCCCCAACATGCCAAGGTAGTTATCTGATTATCCCTTTGAGATCTGGATGTGCGTGCTGTTCAAGAAGATTGCTGTTGTTTGTAATCCTCAGATACCAGTGGAAGGTTTCTCTGCTTCATACATGGTGCTGTTAAAAAAATTCTTGGAATTTATCCCAACCCAAATTCTCTATTTGTTCTATCTAATGTTAGGTTACGGTTACTCCCCTGTCATGCGAAATTCTTGGAATTTATCCCAACCAAAAAAATGTGACAATCTAGTATAGTTTGAAGGTTAGTGGACTGATATTTTTGTCTGTCTACTGAACTTTCTGAAATTCGTTGCAGTGCTGGTGTCTCCTGAACATCACTGGCTTCTAAAATGTTAACATATACTAGTATCCTCTACTAATCTGATTCTACTATACATCTGAATCAGATCTGATGCTAGTACCCTCTACTAATCTTGACATATACTAGTGTGTGTTTGAGTTCACTTTATTTGTAAACCAATAGCAGCAGTTACAACTTCTTTCTCTGTATAGTACTAGCTGTTGCATTCTTGTGTTCTGTAATTGTGCAAAAAAGTCTCTTTTTTCTCTGTGTTATACTTCTAAATTGCGAGTTCTGAGTGCTTATTACTGTTCTCTCTTTTGTTAGCTTTTATTCAGCTGAGTTGAAGAAGCAAGTAAGCTGAACTTCAGTCTTCCTTGATGACCATGCTGGGCGCCAGATAGATGTTTAGAACATCCTGAAGAAATGAGAAAAGTCCATCTAGGATGTAGCCTAATCTGTGTACTGGAATGCTCTGTCCTGCTCAAACTATGCAGTGCTATAGCCTGTAATGGAGTCTGTGGTATGTGGAGTACTGGAGTATGTGGGTACGTTATGTAATTCTCAACAGCTGTACTGTTATAGCCTGCAACAGTGCAACTGTTCTTTTATGTAGTGGGTATGCGGCAACCCACATAACCTCATATAATTTATGTGGGAAGCCCTTTTCTTTTTTTGAGTTGTTTGGATTGCTTACCACATGTGTCACGTGGTGTGAGAAGCCCGTTTAGTCCCACATaattatgtgggaagatgcggcAATATGCGGGACGTCCACGGGTCGTCCCACCTGCAGCCTGACTGAACCATAGTAGGTTTGTTTATAAATGGGGGCATTATTTTCTCTAATCTCTGCTCTCTCCAAAACAAACTTCACAAATGTGCAAAACTTGAGAGGGCCATCAAGGTACTCCCCATATGGCCCTCTGCGGCACACGTCCGCAAAGGTCATTGCACACGTCGTCCTTGTAGCAAGCTACGTGTTTGCATGTAGGCACCCGTAGCAGATTCCAAAGTTCGGGCTAATTAACCAACAAAGACAAGCAGGAGGACGATGCCCTTGCGACGGCTCGACCGTAAGCGCAGTCGCTGGCTGAAAGAAAGTGGGACCATGGAAGTTTCCCAATGTGTTCGGATATGAAAGATAAATTAGGGCACTCAGCGAGAGAATGAGATATGAAATAATCCTTTTTGTATATGAGCCTAACCATGTGCCTAACATATCGCGGGGAGTACTTGCCGGCGTGGCATACATCGCTGTTGTGGTTGGTAGATGCACCGGCTAGAATGCCGGCAAGAACAAGGAGGAAGATGCTTCTCGGGCTCAGCATCGTCACCACCCTTTGCTTATACTTTTTTGGTGATTTTGTGAGGGTTCTTGGCGTGACGGTGCCTCCAGTTCACTCTCGTATGTTTGTGTCCATTCAATATGTGGTGACTTTAGGCGGTGTTCGGAGTCCCTCCGCTCCGGACTCGGCTTCGCGGAGCTGCGGGCTAGAATAATGGAGTTGAAAAATAGGCACTTCGCAGATCCGGTAATTCTGCGGAGCCGGTGCAGAGCCCAACAGGCCCTAAGGGACCAATCAACCGAACATGCCCAAAGTAACCAGCAGCGCCGCACATTCCCGTGCCACCGTGGACAAAATTTGTTACAACTCTGCAAGGATCTCACATGAACCTTCAGCATCAGTGAGTCATCTCAGTGCATCCGAACTACTTGCTCGTATAGTAGTAGAAGCGCAAAACAACGACAGGTCGACAGCAGACGGGCGCAGCGCACGCCGCTGTCTCCCACCCTTCTaaacccccctccccctccccctccgccgccgccgccgccgccggcaaTGGAGGGCCTCCACAACCTGCTCGCGCGCCCCAACTCCGCGCCGCTCGCCTTCTCCCccccgcgcccgcgcccgcgcccgcgccgcaGGCCGCCCGTCGCCTGCCGCGCCGCGAGCCGCTGGGCCGACCGCCTCTTCGCCGACTTCCacctcctccccgccgccgccgccgcgcccgagCCGCCGGCCGCGGCCCCCGCGGGCGTCTCCGCGTCCCCCTGCGTCCCGCTCTTCCCCGAcgccgccgaccgctcccttcCCCTCCAGGTCGACTTCTACAAGGTCAGACCCGTACAGCATTACTTCACGGGCATCCCGTGTGATTTAACTGAACCTAGTAACACACATCTGATACTGATAGATAAAGATGTATCGGTCTTGAAACGTGATGGTAATTTGTCGCAGAAAGGCCGTATCATCCAGCATTGTGCCTAGAATTTCCATTTTAAAGAATTCTCTCTAGGTTATCGTCTCACTCGATCCCATAAAAAGCATGACCCATTTTTACCTGATAAATTAACTAGGGGTGGAATGAAATTGCTGCAACATTTAATTAGTTTGGGAAATGATTGGTTTGCTTGCTCTGCTCAGGTTCTCGGCGCCGAGCCGCATTTCCTCAGCGACGGCGTCAGGCGGGCCTTCGAGGCGAGGGCGGCCAAGCCACCGCAGTACGGCTACAACACAGATACCCTTGTTGGCCGTCGGCAAATACTGCAGCTTGCACATGATactctcacaaaccagagctccCGCACCGAGTATGACCGCGCGCTCTCTGAGGACCGCGACATGGCGCTCACATTGGATGTTGCTTGGGACAAGGTGAGGCTGTAGGGGCAGTAAACGGTGCACTTGGATCTTGCAGGATTTCAGATAGCATTAGCATATAATTGGTCTCCGCTTAAACTGGGTATCTTGCCAATCAGGTTCCGGGTGTGCTGTGTGCCCTTCAGGAGGCTGGGGAGGCACAGGCAGTGCTCGCAATTGGAGAGCACTTGCTGCAGGACCGCCCGCCCAAGCAGTTCAAACAGGATGTGGTGCTGGCAATGGCTCTGGCCTATGTGGATCTATCAAGGGACGCAATGGCGGCTAGCCCTCCAGACGTAATCCGCTGCTGTGAGGTGCTTGAAAGGGCTCTCAAGCTCTTGCAGGTTAGCTGTTTTCACCACCAAACAGTATTGCAGATTTAATATGTTTATGATGGTGGCTTTACACAAACAtttgctcttatatttctttacggatgGAGCATTTATTAATCCCAGTGAACATAATTTTCTTCTTTTACTGCTGTTTATACTATGTAGTCTAGATTGATCTAATTGCTGTTAATGCTAGTATCAATTCTGATTTTATTTGGCTATAAGTAAGTCCCCTTATGGTAAACATAAGATGCAGCACCTTTCCTTTTAGTATTTCCGTATGTGATTTCTTTTAGTTAGGATTTATCAAACATCTGCTTCCATGTCTTCCAGAAGAGCAGGGAGAGATCCTACTAATAGGTTTGTATAAGTAGTATAATAAAATGTACAAGTCTAACTATACAAGATAAACGTATAAAAGGGAGACTCAGTAAAACAATGGTCTTTACATTTTACATTTTCACTGGGACGATATTGGAATTGGTTAGATTTAGATAAATATGTGAAAACCAGCATGAAATGCATGTGATGTATGTTGCTAAGAAAGATCTTCTGGAAGCAGTACTAAGATGTATGTTATCCTTTAGGAGGATGGGGCAATCAATCTCGCACCTGATCTGCTTTCACAAATTGATGAAACTCTGGAGGAGATCACACCTCGTTGTGTTTTGGAGCTTCTTGCCCTTCCTCTTGATGAAAAGCACCAGAGTAAACGCCAAGAAGGTCTTCGTGGTGTGAGAAACATTTTGTGGAGTGTTGGTAGAGGAGGTATTGCTACTGTTGGAGGAGGATTTTCGCGTGAAGCCTACATGAATGAGGCCTTTTTGCAGATGACATCAGCGGAGCAGGTTTGTAATTATCACCAGTTTTCATGAGGCAGTAGCCTTTTCATGTTTCTGCAGCACATGTTTCGAGAATGTGTTGATTCATTTGTATTACAAATCACAGATGGATTTCTTTTCAAAAACGCCGAATAGCATACCACCTGAATGGTTTGAAATCTATAGTGTGGCACTCGCAAATGTTGCTCAAGCAATTGTAAGTAAAAGGCCAGAGCTCATCATGGTGGCAGATGATCTTTTCGAACAGCTCCAGAAGTTCAATATAGGTTCTCAATATGCTTATGATAATGAATTGGATCTTGTGTTGGAAAGGGCACTTTGCTCATTGCTTGTGGGAGACATTAGCAACTGCAGAATTTGGCTTGCGATTGATAATGAATCCTCACCACATAGAGACCCCAAAATTGTAGAGTTTATTGTGAACAACTCTAGCATTGACCACCAGGAGAATGATCTTCTTCCAGGCATGTGTAAGCTTTTGGAGACTTGGCTTGTCTCAGAGGTTTTCCCTAGGAGCAGAGATACTCGAGGCATGCAGTTTACACTTGGAGACTACTACGATGATCCAAAAGTTTTAAGCTACCTAGAAATGATG containing:
- the LOC125513745 gene encoding protein ACCUMULATION AND REPLICATION OF CHLOROPLASTS 6, chloroplastic isoform X2; amino-acid sequence: MEGLHNLLARPNSAPLAFSPPRPRPRPRRRPPVACRAASRWADRLFADFHLLPAAAAAPEPPAAAPAGVSASPCVPLFPDAADRSLPLQVDFYKVLGAEPHFLSDGVRRAFEARAAKPPQYGYNTDTLVGRRQILQLAHDTLTNQSSRTEYDRALSEDRDMALTLDVAWDKVPGVLCALQEAGEAQAVLAIGEHLLQDRPPKQFKQDVVLAMALAYVDLSRDAMAASPPDVIRCCEVLERALKLLQEDGAINLAPDLLSQIDETLEEITPRCVLELLALPLDEKHQSKRQEGLRGVRNILWSVGRGGIATVGGGFSREAYMNEAFLQMTSAEQMDFFSKTPNSIPPEWFEIYSVALANVAQAIVSKRPELIMVADDLFEQLQKFNIGSQYAYDNELDLVLERALCSLLVGDISNCRIWLAIDNESSPHRDPKIVEFIVNNSSIDHQENDLLPGMCKLLETWLVSEVFPRSRDTRGMQFTLGDYYDDPKVLSYLEMMEGGGASHLAAAAAIAKLGAQATAALGTVKSSAIQAFNKIFPLIEQLDRSDMENANDGPEESVNKFDQKTIMGFDIRDSKNAALKIVSASALFALMTVIGMKYLPRNKVLPAIRSEHESMTVANVVDSVDDEPMQIPRMDANLAEGIVRKWQSIKSKALGSDHSLESLQEVLDGNMLKVWRDRAAEIERKGWFWDYTLSDVAIDSITVSLDGRRATVEATIEEAGQLTDAANPRNNDLYDTKYTTRYEMTFTGPGGWKITEGAVLKSS
- the LOC125513745 gene encoding protein ACCUMULATION AND REPLICATION OF CHLOROPLASTS 6, chloroplastic isoform X1, whose translation is MEGLHNLLARPNSAPLAFSPPRPRPRPRRRPPVACRAASRWADRLFADFHLLPAAAAAPEPPAAAPAGVSASPCVPLFPDAADRSLPLQVDFYKVLGAEPHFLSDGVRRAFEARAAKPPQYGYNTDTLVGRRQILQLAHDTLTNQSSRTEYDRALSEDRDMALTLDVAWDKVPGVLCALQEAGEAQAVLAIGEHLLQDRPPKQFKQDVVLAMALAYVDLSRDAMAASPPDVIRCCEVLERALKLLQEDGAINLAPDLLSQIDETLEEITPRCVLELLALPLDEKHQSKRQEGLRGVRNILWSVGRGGIATVGGGFSREAYMNEAFLQMTSAEQMDFFSKTPNSIPPEWFEIYSVALANVAQAIVSKRPELIMVADDLFEQLQKFNIGSQYAYDNELDLVLERALCSLLVGDISNCRIWLAIDNESSPHRDPKIVEFIVNNSSIDHQENDLLPGMCKLLETWLVSEVFPRSRDTRGMQFTLGDYYDDPKVLSYLEMMEGGGASHLAAAAAIAKLGAQATAALGTVKSSAIQAFNKIFPLIEQLDRSDMENANDGPEESVNKFDQKTIMGFDIRDSKNAALKIVSASALFALMTVIGMKYLPRNKVLPAIRSEHESMTVANVVDSVDDDAPDEPMQIPRMDANLAEGIVRKWQSIKSKALGSDHSLESLQEVLDGNMLKVWRDRAAEIERKGWFWDYTLSDVAIDSITVSLDGRRATVEATIEEAGQLTDAANPRNNDLYDTKYTTRYEMTFTGPGGWKITEGAVLKSS